AACGAGGGAGAAATCGATCTGTCATGTCTAAGGCATTTGCAATGCCTACCAAAATTAATCTCGAAGTCGGTCGAGAGGGCCATTCAAAAAGCGTGTACAGAACCTGCTGTTCGCGAGCAATCAAGTGATCCATTTCATCTAAAACAATAATGACTGGGTTATATAATTCATTGGCGGACTGGGTGAAATGCGACTCTAGTTCACATTGGAAATTGATGTGATgatcttcattttctaaaatttcctctttaacaattttagagtgaattttttcaaaaattgcttttggtTCATTAATAGTCATACAATTAATGTAACAAACATTAACTTTGGGATAATCGCTCACTACATGATCCAGCACGTTGTGAAGCAGAACGGTCTTTCCTGTGCCAGGGGCACCACTTACGTACAATGCACCTCCAGCATTAGCATCAAGATGTTGACGAAAGAAAGATTCCACAATTGACTTCTCATTTTCACGACCCACGACTCCTGCTGAACGATATGATTTACGTAAACTCAATTTGGCAGTAGAATTATAGGACGGAGTGGAGGGTGTCGAAGGAGTGGGAGGAAAAAGTTGACGGTGAGGTGTCGATTGCAAAAGGCGAGTAGCAAATGGAACAGGATTACATGTACGATTTAATGATTTGGGTGTAACAATTTGAATGGTCCTTTTGGGGGTTTTAGGAGTTTGAGGTGTTGTGGGTAATTTAGGTTTCTTATTCTCCTTTAACTGAGCAGGAAAATTAGGATAAAGGTCAGTTTTCTCCTCTTGCAGTTCTCCTAGTtcatattttattctttttgtgGGTGTTTGGAAATGTGAGCTAGCCAGCGTACGTTTTCTGCTGGGTGTAGTCGGAATCTCTATTGAAAAGGAAGGTGAATGCTCCCTTTGATTAGTTTTGTTAGTACAGTCAATCAAGGCTGCAGAATCTATAAAACGATTGCATCTTCGAGGTGTATGACAACCTATTGGAGTTTCACACATATCGATACTTTATAGTAACCCCGTTTACTAATTATGTTATTTACCAATAGACAAGTCAGgtaaatttgataaaaggGCTACTAAGTAATATTAACTTCGTGCTTGGTGTTTAAGTTTTGTTTAAGAGCAGATATgtcttttataaatatacgCGACGCGACACGTAAACGCGAAATCTAATTAATCACGAAGAGTAAATGAGATGTCGCGTTCAACTCTACGTGTCGTGTCGCGTTCTACGCGCGAACCTTTTTACTCTATAAGTTTATATTCAGGTaatgatattattttataacgACTCATCCTCAAAGATATGAAATGCCTTCTCATATTCCAATTTAGTTACGACgttagtaaaattaaagtaaaagaccctaaattcttttaataaattagaaaatcttttttcaattatcCCTAAAGATAACAGAGGTCCCACGAACGAATTTTTGATGGACCATACCATCTTTGGTGCTAATGGCCAATAAAGCAAACAGCATTTCgattaaagaaaagtaaacCTCTTACAATGTTCactaaaattgaatttcatAGCAAAGTTTCCTCTAGTTTAGAATGCAAGTGAACACTTTAAGCTAGTTTAACAAAAGGAAGATGAGAATTTTGGTAATTATCCAAAAGAATAAACTAAACATAAACCCCAAATTACATGCCCAATCCCTTTTTTGTTCCTTTGTGTAAAACACCGTGCATATATTGTTGTTCTAGTTCTTTCTCTCTCTGCTTgtcatttgttttattagaTTGAGCAGACGGAGACGATTCAGTGATGGATGcagcattttttatacccaacatttttaaaaattttgattttcgtTGATTTCCACCAGACAAACTCGCTGCAAGCCAGTAGTCAGTGTTTCCCTTATCCTGACTCCTACTTAACGagtttttcatttgatcATGATCATTTTCAGCTAcgttttttacttttcagTGTTAACGAGCATTTACTGTTAATGCTTAATATACATACCCATAGGATCCTCCGCTAGAGTTTTGGTGTTTTTTATACTCGATCTTTCCCTTTCCTCTTTCCTGATACTATGTTAGAGTGGGAAGTAGtgatttaataaaaagcattaaaaaacatactTAAGCTTTTTAACTTTATGCTTTAGCTTTTTGTATTGTTTTAACTCTTTTTCATCTGAACACTCatgttaatgaaatttaaagaaactTGCCCAACATACcgagtttttttttttcctttgatGAAAGCTTTCGAAAAGTAGAAACATCTGTTCCAAAAGGATGGATTTGCTTATCCTTCTTTGAGGATTTGGAGCttcccattttttttttagaccGTGGCGTTGGTGGAATTCCAATAGAGATAAAATCGTAAACAAATGAGCCAAATAAGCAATACCCTTAGACAGCTCGGagttttatcttttttcgtaaaaaagtttatggATCTGAATACATTTCTAAACATTATAGTTAAGCTGCATATAGCCATCTATTGAGTACCAAAAATCTGTTCCgtttttggaaaacatCTAGATAGATCGGTTGGCAATCaattattcttctttttctacaTCTTTTATGATCTTTGATGCTTCCTTGTGGTCCACTGAAGCTTCTGATTCAATTGTCTCAGGCGTCTCAACGGAAATAGCTGATGACGCTTTCATAGAAGGGACATTCACATTAGGTTCTTTAGCATTAGtcattttctcttctaatttatttacttctttttttttatctttttgattcttttcCTGTAGTTCGGATCGCAAAGAAGATATCATACTGTTTCTGCTCTGCAACAACATATCAAGAATTTCAAGACTTTTTCCGTGATAGTCAACTTCATGAAGTAAGGGTCTATTTAGAGTTTTCCTTAAAAGATTAACAGTTTTGTCTTTAGCGGTAATTTGTCGTATTCTCTGATCCAACAGTGAACTTGATCTTGACGAACTTTGGCGGAGTAGACCTGTCTCCGTCCTCAGGagttgcttttttctttcttcctCTAGTACTGATTTGTATTTATCAATTGACTGTTTGGCTGTATGGTGATATGCTGAAAGCGAACAGGACCCAGCAATTGTCCTCCATACCATCGGACGCAAACGACCATTCCATAGACATCTTCTTTTCGCAACACGTTTAGAAGCTTTTGTCCTGAGTATTCTTCCCCGTCATCATTAAAAGCCTCTATCTCATTGGGAAAACGCCAAGCTTGCATTTTATGATTGCAATGCTTTAAGTCGGCAGATTCTTGAAACATAAATCTATATACTGGGAGCATTTTTGGATCTTTAGACGGGACAAAGTAAGATAAAAATGTTGATTCTCTATCTGTAATTAAATTGGACATATAGGAGCATTCTTGTAAGGATTGCTTAGGAACCGCTAATGAGATCCCTTCATTGCCAAATTTAAGTTGAGATTGGCGCTTGTTCATATCATATCAATTCTTTCTTTGGAATAGTggaattaaatttaaaaactatgagaaaaacattgatttaattcaatttcaaatcaGATTACGGCAAGGTGCACTTGTTGAGTTGGATGGTCCCATGAAAATTGCATTACAATCTCAATATAGATTACACTTTCAAGATTTacaaactattttttttatcgatTTACGAATTTCTGAACGTATGGTTAGCTCGAAAATCCCATTTTGGTCGAAGCAAACGATGCAAATAGATACTAGGTAGATAATGGTAAACACCgacaattttaaatattttttggacaaatatatataaacttttttttttctcctGCTAAATTAATATGGGTCAACAAAAATTCGGATAGCGTTTTCCTGCAGAAACATAACTCGTTTACCAAGACCACTTTTGGTATTGACAAcgcaattttttaataatggcAAGTAAATTGCTTAGAAAGTTGGCATACCCAACTCTACCTGTAAAAGGAAAGATATATGATCCTTTTAGCAAGtttcaacaaaatttatatgGTGGGTCGAAAACCGAAGCTGGTAACAACAAAATCCCCAAGTTTGGACATAAAACGCGCCGTGTATGGATACCAAACGGTCATTCTAAATGGTTGTattcaaatgttttagAAGAAAAGTTTCATTTGTATGTCACGTCCCGAGTTTTGCGGACCATTGACAAGGAAGGCGGTCTTGACGAGTATCTTGTAAAGTCAACGCCTTCACGCCTTAAATCATTAGGACTGAGAGGAGTAGAATTGAGAGCATTGGTACTACATAAATTGGGTGCTAAAAACCCCATTCTTGAAAAGCTTCCTTCCGATTCAGGCGCACAGAAACGATACCTCGAAAAGGTTAAGGATGTGGTACTTAAATTAAATCGCAGCAAGAAGTTATACcaacaaattaaaagtttagtTGGAAAGGAACGATCGGTCAATACGTCTGTGTAACTTATAATTGCACCGCCTTGAAGTTGATTTATGAGTAGCTTGATTACTCTTGTGAGCTAAAGTTTTAATGAACAAATTTACGTTTTCAATCTTTCTATGATCGATCAGTTAACTGGGTTACTCATGGATTTAGCAACAATGTAGTAGTAATGCGTTACAATTAATTTGCCATGGTACGATGTTTATAACTTTcctttacatttttttccaaaaaggTTACAATATTATCTTCTCTCTCTTAtccttaaaaatttttgagaaGAAATCATATCATGGAacttatttgttttatgtttttataaCTGGTCTTACAAGCGAGACAGAAGAGGACTTGCCTGATTTGTTTTCCAACTTGTGTTTTGTGATAAACCTTATAGTTCCAattttacttatttaaatgaattatcTTAATTATTACTTTAATATTGACTTACCGAAGTTTTTTTCACTGGTTCCTGTGCATCCTCATATGTTTTTTGCTTCGAATTTCTGGAGTATCGGGGTTCAAGTAATATGGATCAATTCTCTCAtgcatttatttttgcatTCGCACATTTTGGTCtcatttttcaacaaaatatcttttcccgtttcaataaattcattCAATGCCAATTACGGAGTCTGTAGAATAGTTAATGATTCGTTTGAATATGGGGGATAATAGATATTTATTGTGTAAACATTGATATCAGTTCCCATCTAGGCGTAGTTTTCTATCACTATAAAAGGtcttgaaattgaaaaaaaagaagtcaTGACTGCTGGCCTTGAGAGCTTGTTCACTTTGGTTCTTGTGATGACAATGCGATCCATCTGACAAAACGGATGTATTGCTTTAGAGAGTATCcgatcaaaaaaaaaattgttccTTGCTCATAACAGATTAGCCTAAATTAGAACAGAAAATATAATCAAGATCCTCTATGCGCCAAGTGATTAAATTTGATTGCTGCAAGTTGATTCAATTTCACAATAACAAATCctattccaaaaaaactGTTTCAGCTTtctattcattttattatactGATAAGGCATATTGTCTGGGCGCTCtttcctttatttaaacTGTCTACACAGAGTGTACGAAAGATGTTGAGCACATTGAAGTTGACAAAAATGTTCCTTGGATTACAAACTCATATTTGTCGTGATTTATTAGCCAAGCTTTTGGTTGCTAAATACAACCCAATAATCTAGGGacattgaattttttataggTTTTGTAACAGTACCTTTATGGCAAACCtgtttttcattttgacTTAAAGCAGCTACAAATGATAAACACCAAGTATCAATTGGGACAGTGAGCGAGTGATCCAACAAAAATTCACACAATTTAAGTCAATACTATATATTCAGGAGTTTAGGTGTAGCTGTTTTGAATCCCTTACTCGTTCCAGATATGTATTCCCTAGCGGAAATGTGTTGAGTATCTGCTGATATGGATTTCATACTTGGTTCagcaaaacaattttgtgCTGCATCgtcttttccaaaattggGAAAGCTTAGTATGccaaatttaatattgCATTCCCAAGTTGTACTGCCTAGCCTGTCTGCTGATACGAATTTTACTGTGTGCCCAGCATGTAAACAGTTAGCAGAGAAATGTGCCATATCAGCATTTCCTCCATTCGGTAACTTATGAGCGTCAAAAGTTGTCCagtataaatatatattttccCTATTGCGTACGTGACATACAGATCTTGGGGTTCGAATACCAAAATGACTATTAACAGCGTTCTTAGCCATATTAATGATGAACAGTATGCTTATAATACcgacttttaaaattttggtgATAATATCATCAAATTGCATCAGAGAAATAGATAAAAGTTTCGACTGTAAATTCAGAATATCTGGTTTGGtcttaaaaacaatttattaTGGTGTACAGTAAACCTGAGATCCCAAAGGGTGTTCAGAAACGTCAATTCCACCTAGATAAAGTATACctctgaattttttaagtgaTGAgaatttataattattctTTAACTTGTAATAAATCCCTTAAATAAAGCTCAATGTAGAAATATAAGCCTGAATAGTATGTTCGCTATGCTCTCTTCAAACTTGATAGCAATTGTCgtttaaaaagctttttgcaTAACAGCTATTGATGAATTATTCAATGAATAGGATGCTCAAGTAAAGAACGTTAGCTTTCCAATACAATTTACGCTCTTTCTAATGTTTATGAAATAATGAGAAATAGCGTAGCGTATCCTTATGTGTTATTCACAAAATTACATAGcaaattttaatgaaatatcATATAGGCAGAgattgttgattttttttagaccGGCGATTTTGTGTCTTGAGCCTTTCACGAacgaatttaaaaatttgatagGTACCAAGCTTTAttgtttgtaaatattaCTGCTCATTATTACGCTCTTTTTCTTGGGGAAATAATTCTGTATTGTTTTTTGGGAAACGccagttttaaaaatgtcGGAATCCGTACTTTTAGATGAGATTTTTACAGTCACTTCAGttgataaacaaaagtatCAAAGAGGTTtgtgaaattaaaaaaaaaaacaaaacaagagaaagaaaactaCTAACCTTACCCAGTTTCACGAATTACGGCTGTCTCAGGCCAAAATGACATGAATCTTACTCTTGACATTAATTCGCAAATTTATCCTTTAGAAAAGGATGCAACCTTTAGTTTGCAAATCACAAGCAATTTGAATAGCCCTGATTTAAAGGAAGCTGCTGATTATATTATGTATGGAAAAGTCTATCGGGTGGAAGAAGCTAAAGATGAGAAAGTGTAAGTGTAAAAGCAGttgttaatttatttattaaccTAATTACAAAGATCTGTTTATGTAAGCTTTGGCGGTTTATTGATGGCAATTGAGGGCTCTCATAGAAAATTGTATCGTTTGTCATTAGACCATGTTTATCTATTACTTAGAAGGTAAATAATGATCGTGGGTATCTTTGTCATGCTTTTCCAAGGAAAGGAAAGGAGAGAAGGAAAACGAATCACCTTTTAAAAAGAGCTTTTCTTCATCGTATTATGAcatgttaattttttggtgGTTTAATTCAATCTCTTCGTTTTAAAGTGAACAATTTAAAGTCTTAGAGATAAGGGAAGCAAAAAAGGTTctataatttaaatgttaaaaatagtaattgatattttaattttcctATTTCTAAGTTAACCGCATTTTGGGTTTAATTCCAAGAGCAGCAACTTTCAAACttggatttttaaaaaacgcTTTGCTATCAGGTAGGTTCTTGTTGTCTTTGATTTTGCATAAAGCATCTTAATAGATGAAATATGTACGATTATGCCTAGCTTTATAGGTAGAAGAAACAAGTATAGTTTTTACAACATTATGTATCCAAGGAGTGAATATGACTAGTTGACCACAGTCAGTCGTGAAGATGTATATCAATACGTAGCAATAGTATAACAATTTATTCGCTCCTCATTGAATTAGACGAGAGGATCATTTCTAATAATCCGTGCAGAAATCGCTACATTCAACAATAAAGGATAGTTTCGTTAGATCACATATGATTTCGTTAAATGCAACTTAgcttacttttttaaacttctttatttaaatattcgGTACGTTATTGCAATACGAGCTTTaattaacaatttcaaGTTACTCTGCCCAATTCTTTGTTCGCATTTACAATTTCGTTTGTAGAGACcggttcttttttttttgagtaagttacctttttaatttattaaatattgaTTATCTAAAGAATATGTAGTTTGATATTTCGAGACGCATGAAAATAACTCTATTTCACGTAAACAAAACCAACTATCATCTTTTTGGATCAAGGGATTTAGTAATTTGagataatatttttttttttgaaaataagaGAAATTATTGAGTCCTGCTTTTTTCCtcaaatttcctttttattttttttgtgtgTATTCATTTCCATGTTCATTATATccttc
This region of Schizosaccharomyces pombe strain 972h- genome assembly, chromosome: II genomic DNA includes:
- the cdc18 gene encoding MCM loader, with protein sequence MCETPIGCHTPRRCNRFIDSAALIDCTNKTNQREHSPSFSIEIPTTPSRKRTLASSHFQTPTKRIKYELGELQEEKTDLYPNFPAQLKENKKPKLPTTPQTPKTPKRTIQIVTPKSLNRTCNPVPFATRLLQSTPHRQLFPPTPSTPSTPSYNSTAKLSLRKSYRSAGVVGRENEKSIVESFFRQHLDANAGGALYVSGAPGTGKTVLLHNVLDHVVSDYPKVNVCYINCMTINEPKAIFEKIHSKIVKEEILENEDHHINFQCELESHFTQSANELYNPVIIVLDEMDHLIAREQQVLYTLFEWPSRPTSRLILVGIANALDMTDRFLPRLRTKHITPKLLSFTPYTAQEISTIIKARLKTAATTSEKNNPFTPIKSISEVSDDSINVVSQHADETPFIHPAAIELCARKVAASSGDLRKALDICRHAIELAEREWKAQHDNTLSSVDIPRASIAHVVRATSAMSQSASARLKNLGLQQKAILCTLVVCEKTSLSVADVFEKYSSLCLRDRLIYPLTSSEFCDVANSLETLAIIRLRTKQRNGKPQDRIISLLVPEMDVITAVGDIGTLKRFFDRR
- the tam10 gene encoding protein tam10 (nucleolar RNA binding protein, human KNOP1 ortholog, implicated in mRNA processing); the protein is MGSSKSSKKDKQIHPFGTDVSTFRKLSSKEKKKLDEKELKQYKKLKHKVKKLKKEERERSSIKNTKTLAEDPMVKNVAENDHDQMKNSLSRSQDKGNTDYWLAASLSGGNQRKSKFLKMLGIKNAASITESSPSAQSNKTNDKQREKELEQQYMHGVLHKGTKKGLGM
- the dbl3 gene encoding uncharacterized protein encodes the protein MNKRQSQLKFGNEGISLAVPKQSLQECSYMSNLITDRESTFLSYFVPSKDPKMLPVYRFMFQESADLKHCNHKMQAWRFPNEIEAFNDDGEEYSGQKLLNVLRKEDVYGMVVCVRWYGGQLLGPVRFQHITITAKQSIDKYKSVLEEERKKQLLRTETGLLRQSSSRSSSLLDQRIRQITAKDKTVNLLRKTLNRPLLHEVDYHGKSLEILDMLLQSRNSMISSLRSELQEKNQKDKKKEVNKLEEKMTNAKEPNVNVPSMKASSAISVETPETIESEASVDHKEASKIIKDVEKEE
- the mrpl24 gene encoding mitochondrial 54S ribosomal protein bL28m; its protein translation is MASKLLRKLAYPTLPVKGKIYDPFSKFQQNLYGGSKTEAGNNKIPKFGHKTRRVWIPNGHSKWLYSNVLEEKFHLYVTSRVLRTIDKEGGLDEYLVKSTPSRLKSLGLRGVELRALVLHKLGAKNPILEKLPSDSGAQKRYLEKVKDVVLKLNRSKKLYQQIKSLVGKERSVNTSV
- a CDS encoding uncharacterized protein (Schizosaccharomyces pombe specific protein); the protein is MQFDDIITKILKVGIISILFIINMAKNAVNSHFGIRTPRSVCHVRNRENIYLYWTTFDAHKLPNGGNADMAHFSANCLHAGHTVKFVSADRLGSTTWECNIKFGILSFPNFGKDDAAQNCFAEPSMKSISADTQHISAREYISGTSKGFKTATPKLLNI
- the rpb8 gene encoding DNA-directed RNA polymerase subunit Rpb8, whose protein sequence is MSESVLLDEIFTVTSVDKQKYQRVSRITAVSGQNDMNLTLDINSQIYPLEKDATFSLQITSNLNSPDLKEAADYIMYGKVYRVEEAKDEKVSVYVSFGGLLMAIEGSHRKLYRLSLDHVYLLLRR